ATTTCTATCTCATTTAtacctctaaattttttacattcgacatttattctttttcaatatattaaaatacctagtcaaaatttaaaaattaaatggaaaaagCTATTTGATAATCATGAtatctttttccaattttaaaaaattaagtttataaatacttaTTCCACCTCTTTCTCgtcttgtttttgttattaaaaaatatacaactTGTTGTAAACATTTTGTGAGAAGTTAAATTAAActctctaaaatttaaaataaaatattactatattgAGTCTAACtactttaatattaaatttcttatagATAAacgacaaaaatatttaacaaaaaacaacacttgacatcaatttttttgcaTATCATGAATATGAtcaaattagtgatatcaaacGGTAATCATAATATTATCAGAGAGCTATCAGACAGtcattactttcaaatttactattttagctaatttaaaaaatattgtaaaatgagttttattatcatttttttctgctatttttgcaaaaaaaaaaaaaaaaaaaaaaaaaaaaactcaatgcTTATAATCCtttgtaatattattattcgAAAATTAGTGCTtgagaatatatattagattGATAAGTTTCCTATTgcgtgaaaaaaaaaaagacgaaTCTCTATTTAGAATTATTCCTTTTTTCCACTATTATATCTACACTTAAAAATAGTATCCATGAATTCTCAAAATagtaatgaaaataaaaattgagaaaaaaaagttactatGGGAATAAgaaagtaaattattttttgaaaaaagcatttatttattttctctaatataaaaaaataatttcaaaatttttgaaaatgtaggtTGTAGGGGTATTATAGTCTTTCTACTTCGAACCAATTCTCAATGCATAATAGATCTTTGAATGTGGTGCTGCCACTTGTCCCCTAGTAACATAGTTGATTTGACACGTGTCTCgtcctaatttttttaaaagtttaagacccaaatttaattgatatttgcgccttttgtttctaaaaatatacattaaaataaGATCATAAACAAGTCACATAACAAGAAGAAACTTGGGGATTACTATACACAGAAAAACCTACCATAAACAAGTGCTTCGAATGGAATAAAATGGTAtaaagaagatggagatggaggaATTTGATTCCGTAGTTTTCTTGGAGGCTTAGGTAGGAGGAGCTCTTATGGGGATGTTTTCATAGttttcatgaattttatttatagttaTGGAACTGTGTACTACAGTATACCATCGGCTTGattaatatttacaatatctGAGTGTCAATAAAATCtgtaaaaagttaattattagaTAGATGACCACCACcttgaaattttgtatttgcATTATGTATTGGTTATATGttcaattttgattagttTCTTACATAAAAACTTGATACAAACTTAAACTTAGCTATTCAATTTGATacgtaaaattaaaaatcaactatGACCTTAAATGTCTTTTAAGATTCTAATTATCATTataatgcatatatatttgttgtacggaaaaaaatagaggtctttaaaaaaaaaactatttattccgtgtaaaaaaaactaataaaacatGTAAATCTACAAATTTACCTTAATTACCCAAcgttaaaatatcattttattccTAATATTTAAAGGTTGTTtagtgttaatttttatactcTTAATTGATCTTAAATATATGGTAggtaaaagttaatttttacttaaatcgatcaaattattattattatttgaatgtaAGGaagttaatatattttcaaaagtttgactagcattaaactaataattattaaaattagagcaagattttaaagttcaaccaagtttaaaatatcataaccacctagtatttttttaaatataaaatttaatagaataaagttactcaaacaaaattctttacttttttttcgtTTAAGTATTTTTGCcaaattctctatttttttttttacaattttccaaatttaaatataaatataaatttactttactaaaattttattttattaaaaaaggaaaaaagaaagaagaatccTTTTTTAGGCAAATTCCAAACAATATATTTCAcattccatttatttatttattaaatgcGAGGAAATTATTCCAAAgtagaaaatgtaaaattacgTAATTGACCCTGGCCGCCCTTCTTTCCTTAGAGGAAAAGACAACGAAGCCCCTTCTGTTTGCCGCTCGGCTTTTGCCCGCCAATGGCAATGTCCACAAAGCATGTGAATGAGTGGCCTAGTAAATTTTTCCCTAGAAGATGCCTCACTTTCAATTGCTTCTCTTCATCATCTGGCCAACAATCTTCTTCTCTGCACCCGAGACTTCTAATCAACTCCATTTCTCCGAGTTTTCCAGCATCTCAAACGACATGATCATCACTGTTTTCTGTATGTAATTCTTCTCCAACTCGAAATTTTGGTTCAAAGAATGAGACcctcttctcctttttcttctaccctttgaatttgaagtgggtttttttttctacacgCCGTTGGAGTTGAGGTATCCGAGACTCGAAATGTCTTTGTGGCACTGTTTGAACCTTTTGGGAAATTTCTTCTGTTTAgactttggtttgaaatttattcTTGGTGAACGGTTTATGGTCGTGAAGTCTACAAATTAGGAAGTTTTAGCCTTGTGATTTGAATGGTTTTGGCTTTTTGTATGTGGAATCCCTGGCCCAATTCCTTAGAGTTGCTTTTTGGggttaaaagttattttagcGTCTTTTTCTTGGAGTTACTTTTCCTGTGTCCAACTTTCTTGACAGAACGGTAAATGAAATGGGCTTCgtttcaatattatatatatggtcATTCAGCCAGCAAATTTTTGAGTTTTTCCTTCTCCACTTCAATTCCCTGTGTTGGGTCTTGAAGCAATTAAAGTATCGACGTTTGTGTTCATTCTGCAGGTTCTGGGAATCGACCTTGAACTTCTTTTCACCCTCATTTGGGCTATTTAAGAACATAGCAacttgattattttataaacagtTCAGTGAATGGCCTTCTCGATCATGTCTGAGGAAGATGATCCTTACCCATCTTgggataaaacaaaaacacctATTCGTATTTTCTTCAAGAATGCAAGGTAAAGAAGCTGctgaacttttctttttctcttccccCCTGTTTTGCCGGATTGTTCATTAGGCTTTCTAACGGCATATCAAATGGGGGACCGTATCTTAGCTTCCAGGTTCCTGGATTGTGATCATAATGCTTTGATAAGGACCCTTATTTTCAAtcgtggtttttttttttttttttgtggacAGACATGTTTTTAAGTTGGATGAACTTGGTCGGGAAATAGCGCAGATTGCTTTGCCTGCTGCACTGGCTTTGGCGGCTGATCCTGTAGCTTCTCTGGTTGACACGGCATTCATTGGCCAGATAGGTAACTCTGCTTTTCTCTTAAAGTTTCCACGAACACCTTTTAGGTGGAAGGTGTCTCCTAATTTCTCTTATTCCCTTGTACAGTTTTAGTTTCCTTTGTATAGTGTCTCCATTGCTTTCTCTTTAACTTTGTAGTATGTTCATATTGCTACATCATGGTCTCAGGTTCTGTGGAGCTTGCCGCTGTTGGGGTTGCTATTGCTTTATTTAATCAAGTTTCAAGAATTGCGATTTTTCCTCTTGTAAGTGTCACCACATCTTTTGTTGCTGAGGAAGATACTATTGGAAGTGTTTCTATTGAAGCAGAGGATAATAACGATATGGAGTCAGGTTTCTTtacaaatgatgaaaaaagTTCGATGATCCCACAGAATGGTATGCTTTCCTTTTCCCTCATCCACTATTCAACCTTCCcctattttgaaaatcaaagttcatgaaagtattttcttcttaGTCCTAGACCTCATGTGATTTCATTTGTTATAATTGATAGGGAAAGGTGAAGATGCACATCATTCAAGAAAACcattagaaaagaaatttgaaaatagtaaagttgagaatggaagaagataTATCCCATCAGCCTCGTCGGCTTTGGTTATTGGTGGTGTTCTTGGCCTCATACAAGCCATCTTCTTGATTTCTGGGGCAAGACCTCTATTAAACTTTATGGGAGTGAAGTCTGTAAGTGTTCCTTGTTGTAAAACAATCAGAATGTCTCTCTGCTGTTTAAATTAATGTCTTAAGACTTTCTTATGATTTTAGCTGCATAACATGAATGTAGGATTCACTGATGATGACTCCTGCACAGCAATACTTGACACTGAGGTCACTCGGTGCCCCGGCAGTTCTTCTCTCCTTAGCCATCCAAGGGGTCTTTCGTGGATTTAAGGATACTAAAACACCTCTATATGCAACTGGTATACACGAATACGAATCCTAGTTTCTGCTTCTGTTTACCTAACCGGAGGCAAAAAGTGAATGAGTTTTCTAAACGCCTTTGAACTACCTGTGTTCACATTTTCCCTCTTGTTCTGCTTCAGTGGCAGGAGATGCAACAAACATTATTCTAGATCCAATATTCATATTCGTTTTTCGTTTAGGCGTTAGTGGTGCGGCCATTGCACATGTTATATCGCAGTAAGTTCTATTTATTTGCTTATTAAGTTACATGACATTTGGagatttttcttcatattgttcttacatttatcttttattttgtagatatCTAATTGCACTGATACTTTTTTGGAGATTAATGGGACAAGTTGATCTCTTACCTCCTAGTATCAAACATCTGCAATTTAGTCGGTTTCTGAAAAATGGTAAGTGAGATTCATGTCACATACTGAAAAATCGCAAGTTTCTTGCCTAATGTGAATCAGcttgtaaataattatttcttcaatCAATATCTTAGCCACAAAAGATTGTGCCATCAGATTACCTCTGTATAGATCTATCATCTATGCTTAAcagggaaaaaaagaatcttGACTAGTCCAAAATGTAAAATCtgaattctttttcattaccTCTCTGTATTCACCACTAACAATTATCTGGGAGTCCCAATGCCAAAGGCAAATAATGGTGGACTATGATAAATACCATTGGTTCCGCTTTATTAGCTGACATTAACTTTTAGAATTATACCATGATATCTTCAATCTAAAAGTCTGGTATATGTACTAAACAATGTCCATTTTTCTACAGGCTTTCTATTATTAATGAGAGTCATTGCTGTGACGTTCTGTGTGACGCTTGCTGCATCATTGTCTGCTCGTCAGGGATCGACTTCAATGGCTGCATTTCAGGTCTGTTTGCAGGTTTGGTTGACAACGTCTTTGCTGGCTGATGGACTGGCTGTTGCTGGGCAGGTTTGCATTTTGTTCTTACTAGCAAAGGATTCAGAATTACAGGCTTTTCATCTTCCTAAGTTCCCTTCATTTTAGTAAACTTGCTCTCAAGTTTACTGTTTGTAATGGTCTTCAGGCGATACTAGCCACTGCCTTTGCTCAAAACGACCATGATAAGGCAACAGCTGCAGCATCGCGAGTATTACAGGTTCTTAATAATCTTTTCTACATATCTAATCACTTACTATAAAGGCATTTTCTCTAATATTACTTAGTAAATTATACTGCAGCTAGGTTTGTTTCTCGGACTGATGCTTGCAGTCTTCCTTGGAGTCGGAATGACTTTTGGAGCAAGGTTATTTACAAGTGACGTCGACGTCCTCCGCCTTATTGGCATAGGAATACCAGTATGGCATCTTGTCTACCTGCTAAAGCAAACTATAGAAAAAACTGCTCACTTCAATATTGAACCGAAACCGAaaccaacttttcttttacttgatGCAGTTTGTTGCTGCAACTCAACCAATCAACGCCTTGGCATTTGTTTTTGATGGCATCAACTTTGGAGCCTCTGATTTTGCATACTCAGCTTGCTCCATGGTGAGTCTACAGTCCCCTCGCTCTCTTAAGAATTTCCATCCTCAATATTTGTTAGGCGGGGGTGGAATCTAATGACGACATGAATAGTAACTCAGGCAAAAAATGAACAAGATTACATATAATTAGTGAAACATATAAACTATTTGGGCCAAAAGAGAGAATTGTAGATGAGCTAAATGATGAACTGCTCTCATCATCCAACCTTTCAAACTCAATATTCTTTCTCCAGGTTCTGGTGGCAATTATCAGCATTTTCTGTTTGTTCATTCTTTCCTCAACTCAAGGATTTATCGGTATCTGGGTCGCCTTAACCATCTACATGAGCCTACGAACACTAGCTGGATTTGGGAGGTACACTTAAAATTTCCTTTCTCATCTAACAGATCTCGTCCCATCCAACATTTGATAATGAACACTCCAAAATTAATTAGCATCTTTGACAATATCACACTTTTTACGACAGTCACTAGAAAGGCTAACGTTTTTTAATTCTACCTGCATTCATCAACAGGATAGGCACTGGAACAGGCCCTTGGTATTTCCTTCGGATCTAGGTTCGAGTTTTTCGAGTTGTTCATATACATCGATAAGCTGTTTGGTGatgtttcttttacaaaattctCCATTAATCTCCAAGAAAGTACATTTCATATCATTGTATGTACAGTAAAGAAAGGCAGCATGtatacaagaagaaaatagaagatgTATTGAGTGTTTTGTAGCTTGTAAATGACAATGTTGAGAATAAGATCATCAGTGtaacaacaataaatatagtttccaattttatgttaaaattgttatattgaATCCTTTtactttgaaattattatttcaaggGTCTTGTAAGCATGAGGAGCTGTTtgtaaatgttatattttattattcttgaatgaataataatatttattaaaggCTTTTGTTCCCTCGtatcataaaaattaaattatattagattcaaatgatttttttaaaaaaattgttctaaATTCTGTTTccttatataattattaaatgcTGTATTTTAAACTATCTAACATAGATGGCAACCAAAGAGGAATGGAAGATGTTCGAGTACCTTGATCTTTTTTTGACAAAACCGATATAGTCGGTCGGTTTTTGATAAATGTTCAAACCGATGTTGAGTTGGATCGGTTGATTTaacacttaaaaatatttttttaaaaattcttatttgaaactttttgaaaTCGATCTCGACGGACCCCTTTTGTTTTCTAACCGACCGACATCAGATATATTTTAGgggtttaaaatattttaggggtttaaaaagaaaataaacgtacaaaatttagtaaatatttgtgttttacaattttcttatattttaaaaattattaattaatttttaaagaaaaaattcaagcTAGATTGAAATCTTGTAATTAGGTTGTAATGTTTTTTCGTTCATTAAATTGTAAGTTTAGTACAAGTTTGCTTCGAATGAGtctctaaattataattagatactcgattattttgttaatcgtaaaatttagaagtttaaatgcaataaatattatatatattatagacctattatataaaatacaaaattataaaatattatatttctaaattaaaatttgagaacttATTGATAATGCAAATTAAAAGGTAAttgaaattgtaatttaagctgtaattaaagaatgaaataatttcCTATCTCTAACGGTTAAAGGGTCAACTTCAATTCAAAAGCTGCGATCGGTTAATCCATTACTCTATCCCTTAACTTCCTTTCTCCTTCACCCGCCAAATGATGTTGGGTCTTTGTCAATGGAAATTGCAGTCAATCTAAGCTTTCACGGACTCTCTTCAACTCCTGAACAAACCCATTTGGTCAATGTCTCAAAGGATTGGAACTCAATCATAAAGCATCATACCAAGCTTAAGAATGACCATGCCATTCTGTCTACATATACCCAGATGGAATCTCTTGGCATTACACCCGATTCTGCTACAATGCCTCTTGTTCTAAAGGCTTGTGGGAGGCTCAACGCCATTGGTAATGGGGTAAGGattcattcttttattagGGGTTTGGATTTGATCAATGATGTTCGGGTTGGGACTGCTTTGGTCGATTTCTATTGTAAATGTGGGCTTGTTGCAGAGGCTAGCAAAGTGTTCGTTGAAATGCCTGAAAGAGATTT
This is a stretch of genomic DNA from Cucumis sativus cultivar 9930 chromosome 4, Cucumber_9930_V3, whole genome shotgun sequence. It encodes these proteins:
- the LOC101204126 gene encoding protein DETOXIFICATION 42, with product MAFSIMSEEDDPYPSWDKTKTPIRIFFKNARHVFKLDELGREIAQIALPAALALAADPVASLVDTAFIGQIGSVELAAVGVAIALFNQVSRIAIFPLVSVTTSFVAEEDTIGSVSIEAEDNNDMESGFFTNDEKSSMIPQNGKGEDAHHSRKPLEKKFENSKVENGRRYIPSASSALVIGGVLGLIQAIFLISGARPLLNFMGVKSDSLMMTPAQQYLTLRSLGAPAVLLSLAIQGVFRGFKDTKTPLYATVAGDATNIILDPIFIFVFRLGVSGAAIAHVISQYLIALILFWRLMGQVDLLPPSIKHLQFSRFLKNGFLLLMRVIAVTFCVTLAASLSARQGSTSMAAFQVCLQVWLTTSLLADGLAVAGQAILATAFAQNDHDKATAAASRVLQLGLFLGLMLAVFLGVGMTFGARLFTSDVDVLRLIGIGIPFVAATQPINALAFVFDGINFGASDFAYSACSMVLVAIISIFCLFILSSTQGFIGIWVALTIYMSLRTLAGFGRIGTGTGPWYFLRI